The genome window GAGATGGTCATGCCGGGCGACAACATCACGATGGATGTTGAGCTTGTGAGTGACGTGGCGCTTGAGAAAGAGCTTCGCTTCGCGATCCGCGAGGGTGGACGCACTGTCGGTGCCGGCGTTGTAACTGAGATAACGGAGTAGCTGATGGATCTGGGTCAGAAAATTAGAATCAGGCTGAAAGCATACGATCATCACGCTCTCGACAAATCGACTCGAGAGATTGCCCGGACAGTACTGCGTAGCGGCGCGAAAATCGCCGGTCCGGTTCCTTTGCCAACCAAACGTACTGTTTATACTGTTTTGAGGTCTCCTCATGTCGATAAGAAATCGCGTGAGCAATTCGAGACCCGGATACATAAGCGAGTGATGGATATTTATAGTTCCACTCCCGAAACGGTGGATTCATTGATGAAACTCGATCTGCCTGCCGGTGTGGACGTAGAAATAAAAGTGTAGTAAGATGAAGGTTATTTTCGGAAGAAAAATAGGTATGACCAGGGTTTTCACCGAAGACGGTGAGAGCATTCCTGTGACAGTAGTCCAGGCCGGTCCCTGTCCGGTGGTTCAGGTAAAAACGAAGGAAAGCGACGGCTACCCGGCTCTCAAGGTTGCCTTTGATGAGATTAAGGAGTCGCGTTGCAACATGCCGATGAGCGGTGTTTTCAAGGGTGCCGGTATTGCGCCACACCGTTACTTGCGGGAGATCCGCCTCGATAAAGACGCCGAGGATGTTTCTGTCGGCGATTCAGTCAAGGCTGATGTCTTCAAGGTTGGCGACAAAGTAGATGTCTCCGGTCTTTCGAAGGGGCTCGGATTTCAGGGCACTGTCCGTCGTCACGGTTTCGGTGGCGGTCCCAAAACCCATGGCCAGTCAGATCGTCTGCGCGCCCCGGGTTCAATCGGCCAGTCGTCGTATCCCTCCAGGGTCCTGAAGGGTACGCGGATGTCCGGTCGTATGGGTGGCAAAAAGATCACGGTCAAAAACATACGGGTTGTCAAGGTCGATCCGGAAAACAATCTCATCTGTCTGAGGGGCGCGGTGCCCGGTAAGAAGAACAGTTTTATAAGGATTGCAGGTACTAAGTAGCATGGTTAAAGCCAGGAAATTGACATCAGGCGGTTCCGCTGGTGAAGTTGACTTGAACCCGGCGGTGTTCGAATACGAACCTAAGAAATACCAGGTACATGAATATATTAAATCGTACCTGAGGAATCAAAGGCAGGGAACTCACAGCACAAAGACACGGTCTGAAGTCGCCGGCGGTGGAGCCAAGCCCTGGCGCCAGAAAGGTACCGGAAGAGCGCGTGCCGGAACCAATAATTCTCCTCTCTGGATCGGTGGCGGCGTTATCTTCGGCCCTAGACCGCGTAACTATCATCGCAATATTCCCCGGCGTTTGAAACGTCAGGCCCTGAAATCATTGTTGGCCGATAAAGCCCAGAATCAGAAGATCGTGGTGTTTGAGGAACTGCAACTTGAAAAACCTCGCACCAAGAGCGTAATCGAGTTTATGGTGAACCATGACCTGTACGGGCACAAGGTGTTGATATTGAATGATAAAGTTAATAAGAATTTTGAGCTTTCATGCAGAAATATACCGGGTATCGAATACCGCCCGGCTCGTCTTTTGAATTCGTACGACCTGATGAACGCGGAATATCTGCTTCTGACAGAATCGGCTCTTACGGCAGTTGAGGAGGTATTTGGAAAATGAAGGATCCTCGCAAAGTTTTGATATCGCACCTGATCTCGGAAAAGTATTCCGAGCTTAGAGAAGAGCAGAATCTTTATGTTTTCCATGTCGCTGACGACGCCAATAAGCTGGATGTCAAGTATGCTGTCGAGAACCTTTTTGAAGTCGATGTCGAGAAGGTCCGTACCATGGTAGTACGTGGTAAAATTAAGAGGCTGGGGCGATTTGTCGGTAAGCGGCCGAACTGGAAGAAGGCGGTTGTATATTTAAGGAAGGACCAGGCGATTACCAAGCTCGACGCGGTTTAAGATGTCCGCCTGACAGCGCTTGAAATTACGAGGTAAGTAAAAATGGCTATTAAAAAATTTAAACCGTATACACCATCGATGAGATTTCGGACGGTGGCTTCGTTTGAGGAAGTCACAAAAACTCGTCCCGAGAGATCATTGGTAAAGATACTGAAGAAGTCCGGTGGTCGGAACAATAAGGGACGGATCACGATCTTCCAGCGTGGCGGAGGCCATAAACGCTACTACCGGGTCATTGATTTCAAGCGTGACAAGATTGGCATACCGGCTCGAGTGGCCGCGATCGAATACGATCCTAACCGTTCGGCCCGTATCGCATTGCTGTATTATGCCGATGGCGAGAAGCGCTATATGCTTGCACCTAATGGTTTGCGTGTCGACGACAAGGTCGTTTCCGGACCCGATGTCGAGGTTAAGATCGGAAATGCCACTCCGTTACAGAGAGTACCGCTGGGAAGCTTTGTGCACAATGTCGAGATGATTCCGGGGCGCGGCGGACAGTTCGCCCGCAGTGCCGGTACAATGGCGGTG of Candidatus Zixiibacteriota bacterium contains these proteins:
- the rplB gene encoding 50S ribosomal protein L2; translation: MAIKKFKPYTPSMRFRTVASFEEVTKTRPERSLVKILKKSGGRNNKGRITIFQRGGGHKRYYRVIDFKRDKIGIPARVAAIEYDPNRSARIALLYYADGEKRYMLAPNGLRVDDKVVSGPDVEVKIGNATPLQRVPLGSFVHNVEMIPGRGGQFARSAGTMAVLAAKEGKMAHIKMPSGEVRLIPLKCYATIGQVGNIDHENIIWGKAGKSRWLGFRPNVRAVAMNPVDHPMGGGEGRSSGGRHPCTPWGKPTKGYKTRKKGKLSDKYIVKRRK
- the rplC gene encoding 50S ribosomal protein L3; the protein is MKVIFGRKIGMTRVFTEDGESIPVTVVQAGPCPVVQVKTKESDGYPALKVAFDEIKESRCNMPMSGVFKGAGIAPHRYLREIRLDKDAEDVSVGDSVKADVFKVGDKVDVSGLSKGLGFQGTVRRHGFGGGPKTHGQSDRLRAPGSIGQSSYPSRVLKGTRMSGRMGGKKITVKNIRVVKVDPENNLICLRGAVPGKKNSFIRIAGTK
- the tuf gene encoding elongation factor Tu (EF-Tu; promotes GTP-dependent binding of aminoacyl-tRNA to the A-site of ribosomes during protein biosynthesis; when the tRNA anticodon matches the mRNA codon, GTP hydrolysis results; the inactive EF-Tu-GDP leaves the ribosome and release of GDP is promoted by elongation factor Ts; many prokaryotes have two copies of the gene encoding EF-Tu); translation: EMVMPGDNITMDVELVSDVALEKELRFAIREGGRTVGAGVVTEITE
- the rpsJ gene encoding 30S ribosomal protein S10, whose protein sequence is MDLGQKIRIRLKAYDHHALDKSTREIARTVLRSGAKIAGPVPLPTKRTVYTVLRSPHVDKKSREQFETRIHKRVMDIYSSTPETVDSLMKLDLPAGVDVEIKV
- the rplD gene encoding 50S ribosomal protein L4, whose product is MVKARKLTSGGSAGEVDLNPAVFEYEPKKYQVHEYIKSYLRNQRQGTHSTKTRSEVAGGGAKPWRQKGTGRARAGTNNSPLWIGGGVIFGPRPRNYHRNIPRRLKRQALKSLLADKAQNQKIVVFEELQLEKPRTKSVIEFMVNHDLYGHKVLILNDKVNKNFELSCRNIPGIEYRPARLLNSYDLMNAEYLLLTESALTAVEEVFGK
- the rplW gene encoding 50S ribosomal protein L23, with the protein product MKDPRKVLISHLISEKYSELREEQNLYVFHVADDANKLDVKYAVENLFEVDVEKVRTMVVRGKIKRLGRFVGKRPNWKKAVVYLRKDQAITKLDAV